A genomic region of Bacteroidia bacterium contains the following coding sequences:
- a CDS encoding carboxypeptidase-like regulatory domain-containing protein, producing MTALKTEAQDILLKGSVKDSLTREPIAGAILTIKQHPQGLILQFGETNNKGYFEIAAPKKPNLTLDIALLGYKTRSYYIDTTKTTQYFDVTLISTSINLKETIVIENKPQAEKDTLEYRLKDLIQAGDKKY from the coding sequence TTGACTGCGCTTAAGACCGAAGCGCAGGATATTCTGCTTAAAGGTTCTGTAAAAGACAGTCTTACTCGAGAACCGATAGCAGGGGCAATTCTTACCATTAAACAGCATCCGCAGGGATTGATTTTACAGTTCGGAGAAACAAACAACAAAGGATATTTCGAAATAGCAGCCCCTAAAAAGCCGAATTTAACTTTGGATATAGCTTTGCTAGGCTATAAGACCCGCTCATATTACATAGATACCACTAAAACCACACAGTATTTTGATGTTACACTTATTTCTACAAGTATTAACCTCAAAGAAACAATAGTTATTGAAAATAAACCTCAAGCAGAAAAGGATACATTAGAATACAGGCTAAAAGACCTTATTCAGGCAGGCGATAAAAAATATTGA